From a single Tursiops truncatus isolate mTurTru1 chromosome 20, mTurTru1.mat.Y, whole genome shotgun sequence genomic region:
- the TMEM101 gene encoding transmembrane protein 101 isoform X1, with amino-acid sequence MASKIGSRRWMLQLIMQLGSVLLTRCPFWGCFSQLMLYAERAEARRKPDIPVPYLYFDMGAAVLCASFMSFGVKRRWFALGAALQLAISTYAAYIGGYVHYGDWLKVRMYSRTVAIIGGFLVLASGAGELYRRKPRSRSLQSTGQVFLGIYLICVAYSLQHSKEDRLAYLNHLPGGELMIQLFFVLYGVLALAFLSGYYVTLAAQILAVLLPPVMLLIDGNVAYWHNTRRVEFWNQMKLLGESVGIFGAAVILATDG; translated from the exons ATGGCGTCGAAGATAGGTTCGCGACGGTGGATGCTGCAGCTGATCATGCAGTTGGGTTCGGTGTTGCTCACACGCTGCCCGTTCTGGGGCTGCTTCAGCCAGCTCATGCTGTACGCTGAGAGGGCCGAGGCGCGCCG GAAGCCCGACATCCCAGTGCCCTACCTGTACTTCGACATGGGGGCGGCCGTGCTGTGCGCTAGCTTCATGTCCTTTGGAGTGAAGCGGCGCTGGTTCGCTCTGGGGGCCGCACTCCAGCTGGCCATTAGTACCTACGCCGCCTACATCGGGGGCTACGTCCACTACGGGGACTGGCTGAAG GTCCGTATGTACTCTCGCACAGTTGCCATCATCGGTGGCTTTCTTGTGCTGGCCAGCGGTGCTGGGGAGCTGTACCGTCGGAAACCCCGCAGCCGTTCCCTCCAGTCCACCGGCCAGGTCTTCCTGGGCATCTACCTCATCTGCGTG GCCTACTCGCTGCAGCACAGCAAGGAGGACCGGCTGGCGTACCTGAACCATCTCCCGGGCGGGGAGCTGATGATCCAGCTCTTCTTCGTGCTGTATGGCGTCCTGGCCCTGGCTTTCCTGTCAGGCTACTACGTGACCCTGGCTGCCCAGATCTTGGCTGTTCTGCTGCCCCCGGTTATGCTGCTCATTGATGGCAACGTTGCCTACTGGCATAACACGCGGCGTGTGGAGTTCTGGAACCAGATGAAGCTCCTTGGAGAGAGCGTGGGCATCTTTGGGGCCGCTGTCATCCTGGCCACCGACGGCTGA
- the TMEM101 gene encoding transmembrane protein 101 isoform X2, translated as MGAAVLCASFMSFGVKRRWFALGAALQLAISTYAAYIGGYVHYGDWLKVRMYSRTVAIIGGFLVLASGAGELYRRKPRSRSLQSTGQVFLGIYLICVAYSLQHSKEDRLAYLNHLPGGELMIQLFFVLYGVLALAFLSGYYVTLAAQILAVLLPPVMLLIDGNVAYWHNTRRVEFWNQMKLLGESVGIFGAAVILATDG; from the exons ATGGGGGCGGCCGTGCTGTGCGCTAGCTTCATGTCCTTTGGAGTGAAGCGGCGCTGGTTCGCTCTGGGGGCCGCACTCCAGCTGGCCATTAGTACCTACGCCGCCTACATCGGGGGCTACGTCCACTACGGGGACTGGCTGAAG GTCCGTATGTACTCTCGCACAGTTGCCATCATCGGTGGCTTTCTTGTGCTGGCCAGCGGTGCTGGGGAGCTGTACCGTCGGAAACCCCGCAGCCGTTCCCTCCAGTCCACCGGCCAGGTCTTCCTGGGCATCTACCTCATCTGCGTG GCCTACTCGCTGCAGCACAGCAAGGAGGACCGGCTGGCGTACCTGAACCATCTCCCGGGCGGGGAGCTGATGATCCAGCTCTTCTTCGTGCTGTATGGCGTCCTGGCCCTGGCTTTCCTGTCAGGCTACTACGTGACCCTGGCTGCCCAGATCTTGGCTGTTCTGCTGCCCCCGGTTATGCTGCTCATTGATGGCAACGTTGCCTACTGGCATAACACGCGGCGTGTGGAGTTCTGGAACCAGATGAAGCTCCTTGGAGAGAGCGTGGGCATCTTTGGGGCCGCTGTCATCCTGGCCACCGACGGCTGA